In Streptomyces hawaiiensis, one genomic interval encodes:
- a CDS encoding helix-turn-helix transcriptional regulator, with translation MDEQPEPAQTAGGGLDRRADLSEFLRTRRARLKPEDVGLPDFGRRRVPGLRREELAQLAGVSVAYYTRLEQGNGNNVSAEVLDAIARALRLSDAEHAHLMHLAKPKQHKKKPMARSQQVRPALRHLLASIESVPAYIVGRRSDILAWNRMAAALFGDWAELPAPERNWARMVFLRPEYRELFVEWDQKASDIVGYLRMDAGCHPDDPRLSALVGELSVKSEDFRRLWAAHDVKEKSYGVKRVRHPLVGELTLSFETFRLVDDGEQSLITFHAEPGTPSAEALRLLASWGADATRSGTKASTPSE, from the coding sequence ATGGACGAACAGCCCGAACCCGCACAGACGGCCGGTGGCGGCCTGGACCGGCGCGCTGATCTCAGTGAGTTCCTGCGCACACGGCGTGCCCGGCTGAAGCCGGAGGACGTGGGACTGCCCGACTTCGGGCGCCGGCGGGTTCCCGGGCTGCGCCGCGAGGAGCTCGCGCAGCTGGCCGGGGTGTCCGTGGCGTACTACACGCGGCTGGAGCAGGGCAACGGGAACAACGTCTCGGCGGAGGTGCTGGACGCGATCGCGCGCGCCCTGCGGCTGAGCGACGCCGAGCACGCGCACCTGATGCATCTGGCGAAGCCGAAGCAGCACAAGAAGAAGCCGATGGCGCGCAGCCAGCAGGTGCGGCCGGCGCTGCGGCATCTGCTGGCCTCGATCGAAAGCGTCCCCGCGTACATCGTCGGGCGCCGCTCGGACATCCTGGCCTGGAACCGGATGGCCGCGGCCCTCTTCGGTGACTGGGCCGAGCTCCCGGCGCCGGAGCGGAACTGGGCGCGGATGGTGTTCCTCAGGCCCGAGTACCGCGAGCTGTTCGTGGAGTGGGACCAGAAGGCGTCCGACATCGTCGGCTACCTGCGCATGGACGCGGGCTGTCACCCGGACGACCCGCGGCTGTCGGCCCTGGTGGGTGAGCTCTCGGTGAAGAGCGAGGACTTCCGCCGCCTCTGGGCCGCCCATGACGTCAAGGAGAAGAGCTACGGCGTCAAGCGCGTGCGTCACCCTCTGGTCGGCGAGCTGACTCTCTCCTTCGAGACGTTCCGTCTGGTCGACGACGGCGAGCAGTCCCTGATCACGTTCCACGCGGAACCGGGCACGCCGTCGGCCGAGGCGTTGCGGCTGCTGGCGAGCTGGGGGGCGGACGCGACCCGCTCGGGTACCAAGGCTTCGACACCGTCGGAGTGA
- a CDS encoding S8 family peptidase, giving the protein MTSPASADGERAAAAAKPASQTAKHRITLITGDRVVLDAKGRVIGLEHAKGRENVPVQVRKVDGHTLVIPADAARLVATGKLDQRLFDVTELNKSTTRKAQKKGLKVIVGYQGGAAATKADVRDAGTLRHALKSVNADAVQTPQKDTPELWDAVTNGEKTASGIAHVWLDGVRKASLDKSVPQIGTPKAWAAGYDGKGVRIAVLDTGVDATHDDLKGQVVGAKNFTTSPDATDKVGHGTHVASIAAGTGKKSGGKYKGVAPGAKILNGKVLDDGGFGSDSEILAGMEWAVAEGADVINMSLGGGDTPAIDPLEAAVNKLSDEKGVLFAIAAGNEGDFGEQTVGSPGSAAAALTVGAVDDKDKLADFSSRGPGMDGALKPDVTAPGVDITAASAPGNAIAGEVGEKPAGYMTISGTSMATPHVAGAAAILKQQHPQWKYAELKGALTGSTKGGKYTPFEQGSGRIQVDKAIKQSVIAEPASVGFGVQQWPHTDDKPVTKELTYRNLGTKDVTLKLASTATNPKGQAVPAGFFKLGATSVTVPAGGKASVPFTVNTKLGGTVDGAYSAYVTATGGGQTVRTAAAVQREVESYDVTLKFLDRDGKAAKNYSADLTGIAGLGKGKGAMPYDEDGTVTTRLPKGAYVLNTNIYAGDDPEKFEGVDWLAQPKLNLSKNTTITLDARKAKPVDITVPAAGAKSEFASADYTVEAGDSSYGFGWWLDSYDKFRSAHVGPQITDGSVTQQWDGHWSKGAKEEYNVIAGGPVKQLATGFTKHYKASELATVKAGLGGPASGKKGSINAVGWMPWSTGASSIGIQQTLPGTRTLHLSAQGGVQWQLEFAQTGGVDADGFPVEEAAYAMGTHKFAAGKSYSKTVNTAVFGPRLSGDFGVFREGNEIYGSLPLFADGKGNVGYSKFSAVDTTLYRNGTKVGSNDDPLFGDKQFKVPAGDAAYKLTTSVKRSVKVAAASTRIDASWTFRSKKTNDITKLPASTARFHAVTGLDSKVPAGKTVKVPVTVEGAAKGGNLKSLSVYASYDYGKTWKKLTVKDGKVSVKNPAKGKAISFHAKIADKKGNKSTISIYNAYYGK; this is encoded by the coding sequence ATGACCAGCCCGGCGTCGGCCGACGGCGAGCGGGCGGCAGCGGCCGCCAAGCCGGCGTCCCAGACCGCCAAGCACCGCATCACACTGATCACCGGCGACCGCGTCGTCCTGGACGCCAAGGGCCGTGTCATCGGCCTGGAGCACGCCAAGGGCCGTGAGAACGTGCCCGTCCAGGTCCGCAAGGTCGACGGCCACACTCTCGTCATCCCGGCCGACGCGGCCCGTCTGGTCGCCACCGGCAAGCTCGACCAGCGGCTCTTCGACGTCACCGAGCTCAACAAGTCCACGACCCGCAAGGCCCAGAAGAAGGGCCTGAAGGTCATCGTCGGCTACCAGGGCGGCGCCGCGGCGACCAAGGCCGACGTCCGCGACGCCGGCACCCTGCGCCACGCGCTGAAGTCCGTGAACGCGGACGCGGTGCAGACTCCGCAGAAGGACACGCCCGAGCTCTGGGACGCGGTCACCAACGGCGAGAAGACCGCCTCCGGTATCGCGCACGTCTGGCTCGACGGCGTCCGCAAGGCCAGCCTCGACAAGTCCGTCCCGCAGATCGGCACCCCCAAGGCGTGGGCGGCCGGCTACGACGGCAAGGGCGTCAGGATCGCCGTCCTGGACACCGGTGTCGACGCCACCCACGACGACCTCAAGGGTCAGGTGGTGGGCGCCAAGAACTTCACCACCTCGCCCGACGCCACCGACAAGGTCGGCCACGGCACCCACGTCGCGTCCATCGCGGCCGGCACCGGCAAGAAGTCCGGCGGCAAGTACAAGGGTGTCGCGCCCGGCGCGAAGATCCTCAACGGCAAGGTCCTCGACGACGGCGGATTCGGCAGCGACTCCGAGATCCTCGCCGGCATGGAGTGGGCCGTCGCCGAGGGCGCCGACGTCATCAACATGAGCCTGGGCGGCGGCGACACGCCCGCGATCGACCCGCTGGAAGCGGCGGTGAACAAGCTGTCCGACGAGAAGGGCGTCCTGTTCGCCATCGCGGCCGGCAACGAGGGCGACTTCGGTGAGCAGACCGTCGGCTCTCCGGGCAGCGCCGCCGCGGCCCTGACCGTCGGCGCGGTCGACGACAAGGACAAGCTGGCCGACTTCTCCAGCCGCGGCCCCGGCATGGACGGTGCCCTCAAGCCGGACGTGACCGCGCCCGGCGTGGACATCACCGCGGCCTCAGCCCCGGGCAACGCGATAGCCGGGGAGGTCGGCGAGAAGCCGGCCGGCTACATGACGATCTCCGGTACGTCGATGGCGACGCCGCATGTCGCGGGCGCGGCGGCGATCCTCAAGCAGCAGCACCCGCAGTGGAAGTACGCCGAGTTGAAGGGCGCCCTCACCGGCTCCACCAAGGGCGGCAAGTACACCCCGTTCGAGCAGGGTTCGGGCCGGATCCAGGTCGACAAGGCCATCAAGCAGTCCGTGATCGCCGAGCCGGCCTCGGTCGGCTTCGGGGTGCAGCAGTGGCCGCACACCGACGACAAGCCGGTCACCAAGGAGCTGACGTACCGCAACCTCGGTACGAAGGACGTCACGCTGAAGCTGGCGTCGACGGCCACCAACCCGAAGGGCCAGGCCGTCCCGGCCGGCTTCTTCAAGCTCGGCGCCACCTCGGTGACGGTCCCGGCCGGCGGCAAGGCCTCCGTGCCGTTCACCGTCAACACCAAGCTGGGCGGCACCGTCGACGGCGCCTACTCGGCGTACGTGACGGCGACGGGCGGCGGCCAGACCGTCCGCACGGCGGCGGCGGTGCAGCGCGAGGTCGAGTCGTATGACGTGACGCTGAAGTTCCTCGACCGCGACGGCAAGGCGGCGAAGAACTACAGCGCCGACCTGACCGGCATCGCGGGCCTGGGCAAGGGCAAGGGGGCCATGCCGTACGACGAGGACGGCACCGTCACCACTCGTCTCCCCAAGGGCGCCTACGTCCTCAACACGAACATCTATGCGGGCGACGACCCGGAGAAGTTCGAGGGCGTCGACTGGCTCGCCCAGCCCAAGCTGAACCTCAGCAAGAACACGACGATCACGCTGGACGCCCGCAAGGCCAAGCCGGTGGACATCACCGTCCCGGCCGCAGGCGCCAAGTCGGAGTTCGCCTCGGCCGACTACACCGTGGAGGCCGGTGACAGCAGCTACGGCTTCGGCTGGTGGCTGGACTCCTACGACAAGTTCCGCAGCGCCCACGTCGGCCCGCAGATCACCGACGGTTCGGTGACCCAGCAGTGGGACGGCCACTGGTCCAAGGGCGCCAAGGAGGAGTACAACGTCATCGCCGGCGGCCCGGTCAAGCAGCTCGCCACCGGCTTCACCAAGCACTACAAGGCGAGCGAGCTCGCCACGGTGAAGGCCGGCCTCGGTGGTCCCGCGAGCGGCAAGAAGGGCTCGATCAACGCGGTGGGCTGGATGCCGTGGAGCACCGGCGCCTCCTCGATCGGCATCCAGCAGACCCTGCCCGGCACGCGCACGCTCCACCTGTCCGCCCAGGGCGGCGTGCAGTGGCAGCTCGAGTTCGCGCAGACCGGCGGTGTGGACGCGGACGGCTTCCCGGTCGAAGAGGCCGCCTACGCAATGGGCACGCACAAGTTCGCCGCCGGCAAGAGCTACTCGAAGACCGTCAACACGGCTGTCTTCGGCCCGCGCCTGAGCGGTGACTTCGGTGTCTTCCGTGAGGGCAACGAGATCTACGGTTCCCTGCCGCTGTTCGCCGACGGCAAGGGCAACGTGGGCTACTCGAAGTTCTCCGCGGTCGACACGACCCTGTACCGCAACGGCACCAAGGTCGGCAGCAACGACGACCCGCTGTTCGGCGACAAGCAGTTCAAGGTCCCGGCCGGTGACGCCGCGTACAAGCTGACGACGTCGGTCAAGCGCAGCGTCAAGGTCGCGGCGGCTTCCACCCGCATCGACGCCAGCTGGACGTTCCGCTCGAAGAAGACCAACGACATCACGAAGCTGCCCGCCTCCACGGCCCGCTTCCACGCGGTCACCGGCCTGGACAGCAAGGTCCCGGCCGGCAAGACCGTCAAGGTCCCGGTCACCGTCGAGGGCGCGGCCAAGGGCGGCAACCTGAAGTCGCTGTCGGTGTACGCGTCGTACGACTACGGCAAGACCTGGAAGAAGCTCACTGTCAAGGACGGCAAGGTGAGCGTCAAGAACCCGGCGAAGGGGAAGGCCATCTCCTTCCACGCCAAGATCGCCGACAAGAAGGGCAACAAGTCGACGATCTCGATCTACAACGCGTACTACGGCAAGTAA
- a CDS encoding VOC family protein codes for MTVQLNHTIVAAHDKRASARFLADILGLDVSPPYGPFLPVEIPNGVTLDFMDSPGAITPQHYAFLVSEDEFDEIFGRIQRAGLTYWADPFHSRPGEINHNDGGRGAYFDDPDGHRLEIITRPYGSGG; via the coding sequence ATGACCGTGCAGCTGAACCACACCATCGTCGCGGCCCACGACAAGCGCGCCTCGGCCCGCTTCCTCGCCGACATCCTGGGGCTCGACGTGAGTCCGCCCTACGGTCCGTTCCTCCCGGTCGAGATCCCCAACGGCGTGACGCTCGACTTCATGGACAGCCCCGGCGCCATCACGCCGCAGCACTACGCCTTCCTCGTCTCGGAGGACGAGTTCGACGAGATCTTCGGCCGCATCCAGCGGGCCGGCCTGACGTACTGGGCGGACCCGTTCCACAGCCGCCCCGGCGAGATCAACCACAACGACGGCGGCCGCGGGGCCTACTTCGACGACCCCGACGGCCACCGCCTGGAGATCATCACGAGGCCCTACGGCAGCGGCGGCTGA
- a CDS encoding NAD(P)-dependent alcohol dehydrogenase has product MTTAAAYAAPAPKAPLERTTIERREVREFDVLIDIKFSGICHSDIHQAQEGWGEAIFPMVPGHEIAGVVSAVGSGVTKFAVGDRVGVGCMVDSCRECENCKAGREQYCVQGNVPTYNGIGKDGEPTYGGYAQNVVVDENFVVRIPDGLSLDVAAPLLCAGITLYSPLKRFGAGPGKKVAIVGLGGLGHMGVKIAHALGAEVTVLSQSLRKQEDGLRLGADHYYATSDPKTFEELAGTFDLIVSTVSAPLDFNAYLSLLKTEGTLANVGAPEEPVSLNLFSVIGGGKTLAGSMIGGIAETQEMLDFCAEHGLGAEIELIRGDQINEAYERVQASDVRYRFVIDTATI; this is encoded by the coding sequence ATGACCACTGCTGCTGCGTACGCCGCTCCCGCCCCCAAGGCTCCGCTGGAGCGCACCACCATCGAGCGTCGCGAGGTCCGCGAGTTCGACGTCCTGATCGACATCAAGTTCTCCGGCATCTGCCACTCCGACATCCACCAGGCACAGGAGGGCTGGGGCGAGGCGATCTTCCCGATGGTCCCCGGCCACGAGATAGCCGGTGTCGTCTCCGCGGTCGGCTCGGGCGTCACCAAGTTCGCCGTGGGCGACCGCGTGGGCGTCGGGTGCATGGTCGACTCCTGCCGCGAGTGCGAGAACTGCAAGGCCGGCCGTGAGCAGTACTGCGTCCAGGGCAACGTCCCGACGTACAACGGCATCGGCAAGGACGGCGAGCCCACCTACGGCGGCTACGCGCAGAACGTCGTCGTCGACGAGAACTTCGTCGTCCGCATCCCCGACGGCCTCTCCCTCGACGTCGCGGCCCCGCTGCTGTGCGCCGGCATCACCCTCTACTCGCCGCTCAAGCGCTTCGGCGCCGGCCCCGGCAAGAAGGTCGCGATCGTCGGCCTGGGCGGCCTCGGCCACATGGGCGTGAAGATCGCCCACGCGCTCGGCGCCGAGGTGACCGTGCTGTCGCAGTCCCTGCGCAAGCAGGAGGACGGCCTGCGACTGGGCGCGGACCACTACTACGCCACCAGCGACCCGAAGACCTTCGAGGAGCTGGCGGGCACGTTCGACCTGATCGTGTCCACCGTGTCGGCCCCGCTGGACTTCAACGCCTATCTGTCGCTGCTGAAGACCGAGGGCACGCTGGCCAACGTCGGCGCCCCCGAGGAGCCCGTCTCCCTCAACCTCTTCTCGGTGATCGGCGGCGGCAAGACCCTCGCCGGCTCCATGATCGGTGGCATCGCGGAGACCCAGGAGATGCTGGACTTCTGCGCCGAGCACGGCCTCGGCGCCGAGATCGAGCTGATCCGCGGTGACCAGATCAACGAGGCGTACGAGCGGGTCCAGGCCAGCGACGTGCGCTACCGGTTCGTGATCGACACGGCCACCATCTGA